A window of Natrinema versiforme contains these coding sequences:
- a CDS encoding protein sorting system archaetidylserine decarboxylase, whose protein sequence is MNFAPGAWKYAVLPLLAAPFALFISVTAGLVAFAAGASTLAFFRDPERTPPPTGVVSPADGNVSVLREEGDQVRLGIFMNVWHVHVVRAPFAGRVTDVEHVSGANRPAFSKESDRNERVHVRLETDAPTLPSDGDETATIADNGGEPVAADSEATAGDGPTNSHPDEPNHDAEVTLIAGAFARRIHPYAERGDDLERGDRIGHIAFGSRVDLLFPPAVDLEDVAADIGDSMTAGETVVLESAGGSVAGEFDLGTDAGGDGDRAE, encoded by the coding sequence ATGAACTTCGCGCCGGGGGCCTGGAAGTACGCCGTCCTTCCACTGCTCGCTGCCCCGTTCGCCCTTTTCATCAGTGTCACGGCGGGGCTCGTCGCGTTCGCGGCCGGAGCCAGCACCCTCGCGTTCTTCCGCGATCCCGAACGTACCCCGCCGCCGACGGGCGTCGTCTCGCCCGCGGACGGGAACGTCTCCGTCCTCCGCGAGGAGGGCGATCAGGTCCGGCTGGGGATCTTCATGAACGTCTGGCACGTCCACGTCGTCCGCGCCCCCTTCGCGGGCCGCGTTACCGACGTCGAACACGTCTCCGGCGCGAACCGACCCGCCTTCTCGAAGGAATCCGACCGGAACGAACGCGTCCACGTCCGCCTCGAGACCGACGCTCCGACCCTGCCGTCCGACGGTGACGAAACGGCGACGATCGCGGACAACGGCGGGGAACCGGTCGCCGCCGACAGCGAGGCGACGGCCGGCGACGGCCCCACGAATTCCCACCCCGACGAGCCGAACCACGACGCCGAAGTCACGCTGATCGCCGGCGCGTTCGCCCGCCGCATTCATCCCTACGCCGAGCGCGGCGACGACCTCGAGCGCGGCGACCGCATCGGCCACATCGCCTTCGGGAGCCGCGTCGACCTGCTCTTCCCGCCCGCGGTCGACCTCGAGGACGTCGCCGCCGATATCGGCGATTCGATGACCGCCGGGGAGACGGTCGTCCTCGAGTCCGCCGGCGGGTCGGTCGCCGGCGAGTTCGACCTCGGAACCGACGCCGGCGGCGACGGCGACCGAGCCGAGTAG
- a CDS encoding DEAD/DEAH box helicase, with protein MTDGDVAAFTRLGPTVRGALSERGFSQPTAPQRLAIPPLSAGENTLVIAPTGSGKTETAMLPVFDHLVADDGPPEGFGALYITPLRALNRDMRERLEWWGDYLDLEVDVRHGDTTQYQRGKQAEDPPDVLITTPETVQAMLTGERLREALEDVSHVVIDEVHELAASKRGAQLAIGLERLYDLSGRFQRIGLSATVGDPGEVGQFLTGGRPCEIREIDVGSNVDVTVREPEITDEDERLAGELMTEADTASHVRVIRDLVAENESTLIFVNTRQTAEALGSRFKELDLPIGVHHGSLSKEARIDVEDRFKAGELDGLLCTSSMELGIDVGQVDHVIQYKSPRQVTRLLQRIGRAGHRQDEVSSGTVVTTRPDDTFEALSIARRARDGEVEPAAIHEGSLDVVANQLPAIVQSRGDTYVDEAVETVTRSYPFRNVPEATIREIISELDRNRVLWFDEGEDRIETTGGTWQYVYANLSMIPDEETYEVHDIASGGQIGTLDERFVVNFAQPGEVFIQRGEMWRIAEIDDEEARVKVSPIEDPAGEVPSWIGQEIPVPAAVAGEVGDIRAVAEPQFEAGADAAAVGHELAHRYPADEYTLTEACTQLEQQVESESPMPTADRLVLERQGRTIVLNAPFGHTANETLGRICSALLGQRAGSSVGLETDPYRIELEVPNSIATSEVIEVLETTDPDHVEAIVELGLKRSDALAFRLAQVSAKFGALKRWQGSGSGRLSNDRLLSALEDTPMYEEAIREVFHEDLDIERASAVLEGIQSGDLELVTHRGRTPIGQGGRSSGGKELLAPENADASVIKTVRERIQNDRVILLCTHCKEWKVKTKVKRVPDRPECPECGSTRIASLNPWADEVVQAVRSQEKDDEQREMTERAFRAASLVQSHGKQAVIAMAARGVGPHNAAQIINKLREDESEFYRDILSKEREYARTQAFWD; from the coding sequence ATGACTGACGGGGACGTCGCGGCCTTTACGCGCCTCGGACCGACGGTTCGGGGGGCGCTCTCCGAACGCGGATTCTCACAGCCGACGGCACCGCAGCGACTGGCGATTCCGCCGCTGTCGGCCGGCGAGAACACGCTCGTGATCGCGCCCACCGGCAGTGGCAAGACCGAGACGGCGATGTTGCCCGTCTTCGACCATCTCGTTGCTGATGACGGCCCACCGGAGGGGTTCGGCGCGCTCTACATCACTCCGCTGCGGGCGCTCAACCGCGACATGCGCGAGCGCCTCGAGTGGTGGGGCGACTACCTCGATCTCGAGGTCGACGTTCGCCACGGCGACACGACCCAGTACCAGCGGGGCAAACAGGCCGAGGACCCCCCGGACGTGCTGATCACGACGCCCGAGACCGTCCAGGCGATGCTCACCGGCGAGCGCCTGCGCGAGGCCCTCGAAGACGTCTCCCACGTCGTGATCGACGAGGTCCACGAACTCGCGGCCTCGAAGCGGGGCGCGCAGTTGGCGATCGGCCTCGAGCGGCTCTACGACCTCTCGGGGCGGTTCCAGCGGATCGGGCTCTCGGCGACCGTCGGCGACCCGGGGGAGGTCGGCCAGTTCCTCACGGGCGGTCGGCCCTGCGAGATTCGGGAGATCGACGTGGGAAGCAACGTTGACGTGACGGTCCGCGAGCCGGAGATCACCGACGAGGACGAGCGACTGGCCGGCGAACTCATGACCGAAGCCGACACGGCCAGCCACGTCCGCGTCATTCGGGATTTGGTCGCGGAAAACGAGTCGACGCTGATTTTCGTGAACACGCGCCAGACGGCCGAGGCGCTCGGCTCGCGGTTCAAGGAACTCGACCTGCCGATCGGCGTCCACCACGGCTCGCTCTCGAAGGAGGCCCGGATCGACGTCGAAGACCGGTTCAAAGCCGGCGAACTCGACGGATTGCTCTGTACCTCGTCGATGGAACTCGGGATCGACGTGGGGCAGGTCGACCACGTGATCCAGTACAAGAGCCCCCGACAGGTCACCCGCCTGCTCCAGCGGATCGGCCGCGCGGGCCACCGGCAGGACGAGGTCTCGAGCGGAACGGTCGTCACGACGCGTCCCGACGACACCTTCGAGGCGCTGTCGATCGCCCGCCGGGCCCGCGACGGCGAGGTCGAGCCGGCGGCGATCCACGAGGGCAGTCTGGACGTGGTCGCGAACCAGTTGCCGGCGATCGTCCAGAGCCGCGGCGACACGTACGTCGACGAGGCCGTCGAGACGGTCACCCGCTCCTATCCGTTCCGGAACGTGCCCGAAGCGACGATCCGCGAGATCATCTCGGAACTGGACCGCAACCGCGTTCTCTGGTTCGACGAGGGCGAGGACCGCATCGAGACCACCGGCGGCACGTGGCAGTACGTCTACGCGAACCTCTCGATGATCCCCGACGAGGAGACCTACGAGGTCCACGACATCGCCTCGGGCGGCCAGATCGGGACCTTAGACGAGCGGTTCGTCGTGAACTTCGCTCAGCCCGGCGAGGTGTTCATCCAGCGCGGCGAGATGTGGCGGATCGCCGAGATCGACGACGAGGAAGCGCGGGTCAAAGTGAGCCCCATCGAGGACCCCGCCGGCGAGGTGCCGTCGTGGATCGGCCAGGAGATCCCGGTCCCCGCGGCGGTCGCCGGCGAGGTCGGCGACATCCGCGCCGTCGCGGAGCCGCAGTTCGAAGCGGGAGCCGACGCGGCCGCGGTCGGGCACGAACTCGCCCATCGATACCCGGCCGACGAGTACACCCTGACCGAGGCCTGTACCCAGCTCGAGCAGCAGGTCGAGAGCGAGTCGCCGATGCCGACGGCGGATCGGCTGGTCCTCGAGCGACAGGGGCGGACGATCGTACTCAACGCACCCTTCGGCCACACGGCGAACGAAACGCTCGGCCGGATCTGTTCCGCGCTGCTCGGCCAGCGCGCCGGCTCGTCGGTCGGCCTCGAGACCGATCCCTACCGGATCGAACTCGAGGTCCCGAACTCGATCGCGACCAGCGAGGTGATCGAGGTGCTCGAGACGACCGATCCCGATCACGTCGAGGCGATCGTCGAACTCGGGCTCAAGCGGTCGGACGCGCTCGCCTTTCGGCTCGCGCAGGTCTCGGCGAAGTTCGGCGCGCTCAAACGCTGGCAGGGCAGCGGGTCGGGCCGGCTCTCGAACGACCGCTTGCTGTCGGCGCTCGAGGACACGCCGATGTACGAGGAGGCGATTCGCGAAGTGTTCCACGAGGACCTCGACATCGAGCGCGCGAGTGCGGTGCTCGAGGGGATTCAGTCGGGCGACCTCGAGTTGGTGACCCACCGCGGTCGGACGCCGATCGGACAGGGCGGGCGCTCCTCGGGCGGCAAGGAACTGCTCGCGCCGGAAAACGCCGACGCGAGCGTCATCAAGACGGTCCGCGAGCGGATTCAGAACGACCGCGTCATCCTGCTGTGTACCCACTGCAAGGAGTGGAAGGTGAAGACGAAAGTCAAGCGGGTACCCGACCGGCCCGAGTGTCCCGAGTGCGGCTCGACCCGGATCGCGTCGCTGAACCCGTGGGCCGACGAGGTCGTCCAAGCGGTCCGCTCTCAGGAGAAAGACGACGAGCAGCGAGAGATGACCGAACGCGCGTTCCGGGCCGCGAGCCTCGTCCAGAGCCACGGCAAGCAGGCGGTGATCGCGATGGCTGCCCGCGGGGTCGGCCCGCACAACGCCGCCCAGATCATCAACAAGCTCCGCGAGGACGAGTCCGAGTTCTACCGGGACATCCTTTCGAAGGAACGTGAGTACGCCCGGACGCAGGCGTTCTGGGACTGA
- a CDS encoding PAS domain S-box protein — protein sequence MEPGPSNDPSVSEEGATAGPIADRMEGLLEAADVACFRVTPAGTIAAVNDAFTRLTGYTRAELRERSFETLFDDETTLESLGSDLEQAGSTPTSTPIPIRTKTDVVPCTVHLERQSRAGDVEGDADRQPSITGIVRRRASAADSTVKSQSDLTYGRTFEALANALPDGIIVLDTNSDIQYANPAVERILGHDPDELVGSSKVKIIPERLRQTHLSALQRYLDTGERHINWTYVELPGQHTDGHEVPLGVSLNDFTYEGDRYFVGLFRDISPRKEAERTLTEKVVQLESVSYLGRNALESADTDELLEKATELVAAALDTEYAAIFEHEVAGPDGEALRLRANTGFDAADGTIASATDSIGAAALADDDPVVIEDFETEDRFDGPSLVDDPDARSGITVTVGPATDPWGVLDVYDTRRREFADHDVDFLESVATILATAIERQRYERQLNETVSDLEASNERLEQFAYAASHDLQEPLRMVSSYLQLIEGRYADDLDADGREFIEYAVDGADRMRDMIDGLLEYSRIDSQGDPFEPVDLDAVLEDVLTDLQVMIDRQDAEITAASLPEVTGDSRQLRQLFQNLLSNAIEYSGDEPPRVRVSAERSGRNWEISVRDEGIGIDPDDQDRVFRVFQRLHSREEYDGTGIGLALCRRIVERHGGRIWVDSEPGEGSTFSFTIPVEAPQ from the coding sequence ATGGAACCTGGCCCGTCAAATGACCCGTCCGTATCCGAGGAGGGGGCCACCGCCGGTCCGATAGCCGACCGGATGGAAGGGCTGCTCGAGGCGGCGGACGTCGCCTGCTTCCGAGTGACGCCGGCGGGGACGATCGCCGCCGTCAACGACGCGTTCACGCGGTTGACCGGCTACACGCGGGCCGAACTCCGCGAGCGATCCTTCGAGACGCTTTTCGACGATGAAACGACCCTCGAGTCGCTCGGGTCCGATCTCGAGCAGGCGGGCTCGACACCGACCTCGACGCCGATCCCGATCCGAACGAAGACGGACGTCGTTCCCTGTACCGTCCACCTCGAGCGACAATCGCGAGCCGGGGACGTGGAGGGAGACGCCGACCGACAGCCGTCGATCACCGGGATCGTCCGCCGCCGAGCGTCGGCGGCCGATTCGACGGTGAAGTCCCAGTCCGATCTCACGTACGGCCGCACCTTCGAGGCGCTCGCCAACGCGTTGCCCGACGGCATCATCGTCCTCGACACGAACAGCGACATTCAGTACGCCAATCCCGCCGTCGAGCGCATCCTCGGCCACGACCCCGACGAACTCGTCGGCTCGAGCAAGGTCAAGATCATCCCGGAGCGGCTGCGCCAGACCCACCTCTCGGCGCTCCAGCGCTATCTCGACACCGGCGAGCGACACATCAACTGGACCTACGTCGAGTTACCGGGCCAGCACACCGACGGCCACGAGGTGCCGCTGGGCGTCTCGCTCAACGACTTCACGTACGAGGGCGACCGCTACTTCGTCGGCCTCTTCCGGGACATCTCCCCGCGCAAGGAGGCCGAGCGAACCCTGACGGAGAAAGTCGTCCAGCTCGAGTCGGTCTCGTATCTCGGTCGCAACGCCCTCGAGAGCGCCGATACCGACGAGTTGCTCGAGAAGGCGACCGAACTGGTCGCGGCGGCGCTCGACACGGAGTACGCGGCCATCTTCGAACACGAGGTGGCCGGCCCCGACGGGGAGGCGCTTCGGCTCCGAGCCAACACCGGCTTCGACGCCGCCGACGGGACGATCGCCTCCGCAACCGATTCGATCGGCGCGGCCGCGCTGGCCGACGACGATCCCGTCGTGATCGAAGACTTCGAGACCGAGGACCGGTTCGACGGGCCGTCGCTGGTGGACGACCCCGACGCCCGGAGCGGGATCACTGTCACCGTCGGCCCGGCGACCGATCCGTGGGGCGTCCTCGACGTCTACGACACCCGCCGGCGGGAGTTCGCCGATCACGACGTCGACTTCCTCGAGAGCGTCGCGACGATCCTCGCGACCGCGATCGAGCGCCAGCGGTACGAGCGACAGCTCAACGAGACCGTCTCGGACCTCGAGGCCTCGAACGAGCGCTTAGAGCAGTTCGCCTACGCCGCCTCCCACGACCTCCAAGAGCCCCTGCGGATGGTCTCGAGTTATCTCCAACTGATCGAGGGCCGCTACGCCGACGACCTCGACGCGGACGGCCGGGAGTTCATCGAGTACGCCGTCGACGGCGCGGACCGCATGCGCGACATGATCGACGGCCTCCTCGAGTACTCCCGGATCGACTCGCAGGGTGACCCGTTCGAACCCGTCGATCTCGACGCCGTCCTCGAGGACGTACTGACGGATCTGCAGGTGATGATCGACCGGCAGGACGCCGAGATAACGGCCGCGTCGCTTCCAGAGGTCACGGGCGACTCGCGACAGCTCCGCCAGCTGTTCCAGAACCTGCTCTCGAACGCGATCGAGTACAGCGGCGACGAGCCGCCGCGGGTGCGCGTCAGCGCCGAGCGAAGCGGCAGGAACTGGGAGATTTCGGTCCGCGACGAGGGGATCGGGATCGATCCCGACGATCAGGACCGGGTCTTCCGGGTCTTCCAACGCCTGCACAGTCGCGAGGAGTACGACGGCACCGGCATCGGGCTCGCGCTCTGTCGCCGCATCGTCGAGCGCCACGGCGGTCGCATCTGGGTCGATTCCGAACCCGGTGAGGGGTCGACGTTTTCCTTTACGATCCCGGTCGAGGCCCCACAGTAG
- a CDS encoding ABC transporter permease, which produces MTLSGAVVRLRAVVGLAFAQLRRSPGRTALTVLAVTLAVLSVTVLASLGVGVVDKGEQGLDNADRDIWISSDPVDPSASGTENPIVVAHAKSAEITARDDIQSASPIAMYDVYLGTNASDLERRPAVGVQETHDGFNFREGRGFEVDEETAATPPPEEPTVGEIVIDPRVADSLNVSVGETIYVGTSRQTADAAEFTVVGTSGYYSQYLGSPGVTVPLGDLQAVAGTSGTDRATFITADVTDDADRTTVANDLDEEYPEYDVRTSDEQVQSMVEERTIVLASGATLVGLAVVGGVVLTANLFALVAHQQREQLAALRAVGLSRRVLAGTIGTQGLVIGLLGGLVGLATTPLAVLGVNRFAASVLGFEGLLRTPPAVYLGGFALALVVGTVVAIVAGWRAGRYARIEHLEI; this is translated from the coding sequence ATGACGCTGAGCGGGGCGGTGGTTCGCCTGCGCGCCGTCGTCGGACTCGCGTTCGCACAGCTCCGCCGGTCGCCCGGTCGAACCGCCCTCACCGTGCTCGCGGTCACGCTGGCCGTGCTCTCGGTGACGGTGCTCGCGAGCCTCGGGGTCGGGGTCGTCGACAAGGGCGAACAGGGGCTGGACAACGCCGACCGGGACATCTGGATCTCGAGCGATCCGGTCGATCCGTCCGCGAGCGGCACCGAGAACCCGATCGTGGTGGCACACGCCAAGTCGGCCGAGATCACCGCACGGGACGACATCCAGAGCGCCTCGCCGATCGCGATGTACGACGTCTATCTCGGAACGAACGCGTCGGACCTCGAACGCAGGCCCGCGGTCGGCGTCCAGGAGACCCACGATGGGTTCAACTTCCGGGAAGGACGCGGGTTCGAGGTCGACGAGGAGACGGCTGCCACTCCGCCGCCCGAGGAGCCGACGGTGGGCGAGATCGTGATCGATCCGCGCGTCGCCGACTCGCTGAACGTCTCGGTCGGCGAGACGATTTACGTCGGGACCAGCAGACAGACGGCGGACGCAGCCGAGTTCACCGTCGTCGGGACCTCCGGCTACTACTCGCAGTATCTGGGCTCGCCGGGGGTGACGGTCCCGCTGGGCGATCTGCAGGCGGTCGCCGGTACGTCGGGAACCGACCGGGCGACGTTCATCACGGCTGACGTGACCGATGACGCCGATCGAACGACCGTCGCGAACGACCTCGACGAGGAGTACCCTGAGTACGACGTCCGGACCAGCGACGAACAGGTCCAGTCGATGGTCGAGGAGCGCACGATCGTCCTCGCGAGCGGCGCGACGCTGGTCGGCCTCGCCGTCGTCGGCGGCGTCGTCCTGACGGCGAACCTGTTCGCGCTCGTGGCCCACCAACAGCGCGAGCAACTCGCGGCGCTCCGGGCCGTCGGGCTCTCCCGGCGGGTGCTCGCGGGCACGATCGGCACGCAGGGCCTCGTCATCGGGCTGCTCGGCGGCCTCGTCGGGCTCGCGACGACGCCGCTGGCCGTGCTCGGGGTGAACCGATTCGCGGCGTCGGTACTCGGCTTCGAGGGACTCCTCCGGACCCCGCCCGCCGTCTATCTCGGCGGGTTCGCGCTCGCGCTCGTCGTCGGCACGGTCGTCGCGATCGTCGCCGGCTGGCGGGCCGGCCGCTATGCCCGCATCGAACACCTCGAGATCTGA